The Spirulina subsalsa PCC 9445 region TCTGCCCGACCGTAGGTTAACGTCCCTAGGTTAACGTCCCTGGGCTTGTATAATGAGAGGGTTAACAGAATGTCAAAAAAGTCCCCAAATCGCCAAGGGGGGAGACATATATCCAAACCAACTCGCAAACAACACGGGATCACGAGAAGATGAGTTTTGATTATGATTTGGTCATTATTGGGGCAGGTGTCGGAGGACATGGTGCAGCCTTACACGCGGTTGAGTGTGGCTTGAAGACGGCTATTATTGAAGCGGCCGAGATGGGTGGGACTTGTGTGAATCGGGGCTGTATTCCCTCCAAAGCCTTGTTAGCAGCATCAGGACGGGTGCGAGAGTTATCAGACCAGAAACATCTGGCGGCGATGGGTCTAACGGTGGGGGGTGTGGCGTTTGAACGAGGTGCGATCGCCGATCATGCCAATAATCTCGTCAGCAAAATTCGCGGCGACCTGACCAACAGCTTAAAACGCCTCGGAGTCGATACCATTCGAGGCTGGGGGAAAGTGGCCGCCCCCCAAAAAGTCTCCGTTCAAACCGAAACCGGAGAAAAATTCATCACCGCCCGGAATATTCTACTTTCTACGGGCTCCATTCCCTTTGTGCCGCCGGGAATTGAAGTAGACGGCAAAACCGTATTCACCAGTGATCAAGCGGTGAAATTAGAAAGCTTACCGGATTGGATTGCCATTATCGGCAGTGGCTACATTGGTTTGGAATTCTCCGATATTTACTCGGCGCTGGGCTGTGAAATCACGATGATTGAAGCCCTAGATACCCTCATGCCCGGTTTTGACCCGGAAATTGCCAAGTTAGCGGAACGGATTTTGCTCACTCCCCGGGATATTGAAACCTACAGTGGGACGTTAGCGAAAAAAATCACCCCCGGCAGTCCCGTTGTGATTGAATTGGCCGACGCGAAGACTAAAGAACCTCTGGAAGTGTTGGAAGTTGATGCTTGTTTAGTGGCCACCGGACGCATCCCGGCGACGAAAAATCTAGGCCTAGAAAATGTGGGAGTCCAGCCCAATCGTCGCGGTTTTATTGAGGTGAATGACCAGATGGCGGTGGTGTTGGATGGTCAGGTGGTGCCGAATCTCTGGGCGATTGGGGACGCAACGGGGAAAATGATGCTGGCTCATGCGGCCTCGGCTCAAGGGGTGGTTTGTGTGGAAAATATCTGCGGCCGGGAGAAAACGGTGGATTATCGCAGTATTCCGGCGGCGGCCTTTACCCATCCTGAGATTAGCTATGTGGGCTTAACGGAGCCTCAAGCGCGGGAGTTAGGGGAAGCGGAAGGATTTACCGTGGCTACGGCGAAAACCTATTTTAAGGGCAATTCTAAGGCCTTAGCGGAAGGAGAAACGGATGGGATTGCTAAGGTGGTTTATCGTCAGGATACGGGGGAACTGTTAGGGGTGCATATTATTGGCCTCCACGCTTCAGATTTAATCCAAGAAGCGGCTAATGCGATCGCCTCTCGCCAAGCGGTGCAACATCTCGCCTTTAATGTCCACACCCACCCCACCCTCTCAGAAGTGCTGGATGAGGCCTTTAAGCGTGCTAAAGTAACCGCTTAAGGGAAAGGGGGTTAACCCCCCCTAACCCAGTCTTGACCCGTTAAACCCCAAAGTTTAGATGTCAAGGTGTCGGGAGTCGGGAGTCGGAAATCGGTGTAGGGGCGCAATGCTTGCGCCCTAGAGAGTCTGGAGTTGATTCGTATTCCCCATTCCCTATTCCCTATTCCCTATTCCCTCTCCCCGTTCCCCGTTCCCCGTTCCCTTATTCCCATGAAAATTCGTAGAATACACCCCAATCCTCCCGTCAATGTGGACATTTTGCGCTATCAAGTAAAAGTCCCAGATGCAGAACCTCGGCATATTCTAGAAAAGATTGTCTGGCACAAAGAGGCAGAAGTTGAACGGATGCGCGATCGCCTTTCTCTGTTAGAACTGCGTAAACGAGTGGCCGAAGTCCCGCCCCCTTTGGACTTTTTAGCCGCCCTACGCCAAGGCAAAACCACCCCCGCCCTAATTGCCGAAGTCAAAAAAGCCTCCCCCAGTAAAGGCGTGATTCGGGCGGATTTTGACCCCGTGGCCATTGCTCAAAGCTATGAGCAGGCCGGGGCGAGTTGTATTTCTGTACTAACCGATCAGGAATTTTTTCAAGGCAGCTTTGAAAATTTGGCCTTAGTGCGCTCAACTGTCCAGATTCCGCTATTGTGTAAGGAATTTATTATCTACCCCTATCAAATCTATCTCGCTCGGAGTTATGGGGCTGATGCCGTCCTGTTAATTGCGGCGATTCTCAGTGATCAGGATTTACGGTACTTCGTGAAAATCAGCCAAAGTCTAGGGATGACTCCTTTAGTCGAAGTTCACACTCTCGCTGAATTAGATCGCGTTTTAGCCGTAGAAGACGTTACCCTAGTAGGCATTAACAATCGGAATTTAGAAAATTTCTCGGTTGATTTGCAAACGACCCGCCAGTTAATTGCAGCGCGGAGGGAGCAATTGGCAGCCCGAAACGTCCTCGTTGTGAGTGAATCCGGGATTCACACCGCCGAGGATCGGCAAACTGTCCATGACGCTGGAGCCCAAGCCATCTTAGTGGGAGAGTCCTTAGTTAAACAAGGCAATCCTCAAGAGGCGATCGCGAACCTGTTCTCTTAAAATATTCGTCCCTTTTTTCTATTTTATGACCTACCCTATGCCCCATTCCGAGGATTTGGCTTCTATGGTTCAAATCCCCCTCCCCTCCCATATTCACTATGAATTGCTCTTACAACTCCTAGAACGTCAAACCTTACCCTCTGTGGATCATTCTCCGGTCATGCGGGAACAGGTACAACAGTTAATTATTACCCTGCGCAAAGCCCTTGCTCAACAGCGCCAAATTGAAACCATTTTTGAGCAAGGGAAAATCCCATACGAGCATCGTTGGTCTTTAAACAGTTTCGGCAATGATGTTCGCGTAGCATCTCAAAACGAGAATCTAGCAGTAGTTGATTTGATCCCGGAGGAAACAACCTCACTTTAACACCCTAACTCAAGGGGCCTAGATGGGCTATAACTCCCGCGCTGTACTCGCCGAGTCAGCATCGGGAGTGCGTCAATTGATGACCTGATTCACAAAATTGGAAAGGATTTGTAACCCACTCGTAGAGGACTTTTCCGGGTGAAATTGTACGGCCGCCAGATTATCCCGCGCAATAGCGGCTGTAACGGTTTGGGACCCGTGAACCACTGTAGCAGCACGCACCGAGGGATCTACAGGATCCACATAATAAGAGTGGACAAAATACACATAAGGATCCCGGGGTAATTTGTCCCAGAGGAGATGATTGGGTTGGGTGAGGGTGAGTTGATTCCATCCCATGTGAGGAATGACTAGATTCGGTTCTGATTTAAACCGTCGGACTTTGCCCGGAATAATGCCTAATCCCGGTTCTTTTCCTTCTTCGGATCCCTCAAAGAGAATCTGTAATCCTAGACAAATCCCGAGGAAGGGTTTCCCGTCTTGAATGACTTGCTTGAGGGGTTCTTCTAAATAGCGCGATCGCAAATGTTGAACAGCCGGATCAAATGATCCCACACCGGGCAAAACCACCGCATCGGCAGACTCAATCTCCTTAGCAGAGTCCGTAACAATCGGTGTTGCACCCGCATTTTCCAACCCCTTACAAGCGGAGTGCAAATTCCCCATATCATAGTCAACGACGGCAATCTTTACCATTCTGGCTTATAGCTATCCTCTCCCTAGAGTTTTCCGAACACTCCCCCGTTCAAAGATGATAACGGGCGATTTAATCTAAGATTAGCATGAATTTCGGCGGCTTTCTCTAATATTTCTAGATCATTTAAGAAAAGCATCTGATAGTCTTAACACATTTGAGAAAATCTTTCTTTTTGTTTGGGTGAATCAACAGCCAACAATCCTCTAAATAACCCATAAAATTCCCTATTTTCGTTTGATTGCTTCATCTAAAATAGCCATTTGTTCAGGAGTAAGATCCTGTCCAATTTTTGACAAAAGTTCTGTAGACATAACAAAACTACAATTATCTTTTAATTTTTCGTTTGACATATTATTAAATTGCTCATCGGTTAAATTGTTTTCAACAAGATCAACCAAATGTTCAACTATTTTTACATAATCAATGTCTTGTTTAAATATAGGATCTTCTTCCATTAAAACAGACACAACTTGCTCAATTCTCTTTAGGATTAATTTTTGTTGATTATCATTGGTTAACATGATACTGCCCTTCATGTAGTCTTAATCATTAAAATAGTCTTTTTTGCTCTTTAATCTCTTTGATTCTTTCTAAGATTTGACGATTCCCCTTGATGGCTAAAGAAACAATATTAGTGTCTAATAAATAACTCACAAATTACCTACTTCCTTTTAATTGCATTATCAAAAATGACCCTTTGTTCAGGTGTAAAAGCCTCACCAATTGTTCCCAAAAGTTCTATGGTCATTAAACCCCTACTATATTCTTTTAATTCCTCGTCTGACATAGTATTAAATTCTTCAACAGATAAGTTTTTTTGACAACGTTTAACTAAGTCTTGGACGATTTCTAAATAACTTAGATTTTCATTAAATAAAGGATCTTCTTCCATTAAAATAGACACAACTCGCTCAATTCTCTTGAGGATTGATTTTTGTTGATTATCATTGGTTAACATGATATTGCCCTCCATGTAGTTTGTCTGATTAACAATAACTCAATCCTAACCCAAAATTAGTTTCCATCCCCTGCCCCCACCACACGCCCCGATATTCCCTTAAACCATTGAGCATTGACCAAACGTTATACAGGCGATAAAACCTTAAGAATTTGTGCCGCCAGAGCCTCTCCCGTGTCTCCCATCTCAAGGGTTTTATAGGCTAAATTACTTTGGTTTAAAGCACTGGCAATGGTCGGGGGTAACTCATTATTGGTGAAAATAATTAACTTCGGAGTCACCACCCCCCCATAGGCTTGAATCGTGGCAATTTCTAAACTAAATCCTCCCGCCGTAAAATGAGGATTGAGCGCCCCATCATACTCAAATTTACTAAGCATTAGCTGGAACGAATAGGTGCGACTGGTATCAAATTCCCCAACGTTGGTGAGGGTTTTTGCCCGGAAGACTGGACGAAGATCCCGAAAAGGAACGGAAACCGTTATCCATTCCCCCGCGACGGTATCGAAGGAGTAACAATAACTCACACCGTCCCAACGCCCCTCACTGCGTAAAATGAGTTTGTACCGTTGGCCGTCTCCTTTCACGCGCAGTTGAATTCCGTCGTAGTGGGAAAGGTCTAGGGGAGGGTCAAAGTTGCGGTTACGGACTGAGGCAAACCCCCCAGAGTTGGCGGTGGAGACGTTTCCGGCAAAGATAGCCCGTCCTTCACTTCGTGACGCTTCGCCAACAAGGCAGCGAATCCCACTGGCACTGACTCCCCCCATGACTACATCATCCACAGCGCCCCAACTGGCTTTTAAATCGTCGTTAGGCTGTCGGAAGTCGAATAATAGGGTTTCGTTCCCGGTGCCGAGGTATTGGGCGATGACATCAATCCAGGGGGGCAAGGCGTTAATGTCTCCGGTGTATATCACGCTTTGGACATGGTTGAGGAGGGGGGGGAGTTCGGACGCTTGGGGGTTGGGGGTGTTGGGGTAATATTCAACACCGGGCTGGGGGCTGGGGAGGTCTTCGTTGGGGGAAAGGACGACGCGGAGGGGGTACTGGGCGGCTTGGAGGGGGGGGAGGAGTTGCTGGCGCAGGGGGGGAGTGGTGCCGACGAGGAGAAGGGTTCCGGTGGCGGTAGGGTTAGAATGGGAGGGAGAATCGGTTTTAAGAATCATACGCTTTAAACAGTTGAGGAAGGGTAGACCGTCAAAAAAGGCGATGGTTTGGAGGAAACGACCAAAATCCCAAGGTTGTCGATTATTCATGGTAAATGGAGGATGGCAGGTTGACTATTTGTTGCTATCGTAGATGATCGATTCCCAAATGGGTGGAGTGGGGATGTTCACAGGGGAGGGCGTGGGCTTGAGCTTGTGAAGGGTTAATTAACAGATTATTCAGTCAAATTTTTGAGTTCTGAGAGTTGTGAGTTCTGAACTAATCATGTGGGACGTTGAACAAAAACAGGTTGAACGGAAACGGACAACTCAGCAAGCGGCTTCACTGTCGCAGTGGTTGTATCAGGCGATCGCAGAACCGGGGGTGCGTTTGCGGATTCGACTGCGGGGGAACAATCTGCACGTTCTCTGTGAAGCGTCGCGGACTCCAGAGGTGGGGAAATTATTACCCCGTTTAGTCCAAGCCCTCAAGTCCCAGGGGGTGGAATTTAAACGCTTTTTCCGCAATGCAGAAGACCCGATTTATAAGGTGATTCTCTATGGCCGTCCGGTGGGTCAACAACGCCCTGCTTGGATTGAACCGATTATTTTGGAGCGTCTACAGTTGAAAATTGAACCCCATGATCCCTCTCCCCTTCTTGACGCAAGGTCGGCTAGTCCTGAACCTTTAACGGGGGGGGCGTTATTGATTTCTAATGAGACGTTAGCCCGTACTGGGTCCCCGGAGGCGATCGCACGCTACTTGAGTGAGTCCCTCGCCCATTTAGGCGTTAGCGTTAAAGTCCTCACCCAAAAGTTACCCCATCCCGAATCCCCCGCAGAGGAAGGAGCAAAACGTCTATGGATCATCTGTTCTTGTCATTATAGCCCCGATGCCTCCCTCATTGCGGAACCCATTGCCCAACAACTGCGGGACTTGGAATTAGTCGGGTTTAAAGAGGCGATTATTCGCTCCCAAGTGCAGGGAGAAAGTACCCCGGATTGGGTGTTATCTGTGGATTTAACCCGCCCCGAAGAGATGTTACGGGAGTGGGCCCGTTGGGGGGATCTCAAGTCGATTGAACACCTACTCAACCAATCCTTAGAAGCCCAAGAGATTCATGTACGGGCGATTCTCAAGGAAACCACACTGCATATTTTCTCCTGTTTTACCAGCTTAGTGGGGCGGTCTGAACCTTGCCCTCCCCAATCCTCTACGGTGGAACAAATCGAACGGTTATTAAAAGGATTTCAGCCCCAAGGCATTACGGCCGCTACCCTTTACGGTTTCACCCGTCCCGATTTAGGCATCTTCCAAGACGAGGCCAGTTCCCTCGATTTAGGGC contains the following coding sequences:
- the lpdA gene encoding dihydrolipoyl dehydrogenase; the encoded protein is MSFDYDLVIIGAGVGGHGAALHAVECGLKTAIIEAAEMGGTCVNRGCIPSKALLAASGRVRELSDQKHLAAMGLTVGGVAFERGAIADHANNLVSKIRGDLTNSLKRLGVDTIRGWGKVAAPQKVSVQTETGEKFITARNILLSTGSIPFVPPGIEVDGKTVFTSDQAVKLESLPDWIAIIGSGYIGLEFSDIYSALGCEITMIEALDTLMPGFDPEIAKLAERILLTPRDIETYSGTLAKKITPGSPVVIELADAKTKEPLEVLEVDACLVATGRIPATKNLGLENVGVQPNRRGFIEVNDQMAVVLDGQVVPNLWAIGDATGKMMLAHAASAQGVVCVENICGREKTVDYRSIPAAAFTHPEISYVGLTEPQARELGEAEGFTVATAKTYFKGNSKALAEGETDGIAKVVYRQDTGELLGVHIIGLHASDLIQEAANAIASRQAVQHLAFNVHTHPTLSEVLDEAFKRAKVTA
- the trpC gene encoding indole-3-glycerol phosphate synthase TrpC, whose product is MKIRRIHPNPPVNVDILRYQVKVPDAEPRHILEKIVWHKEAEVERMRDRLSLLELRKRVAEVPPPLDFLAALRQGKTTPALIAEVKKASPSKGVIRADFDPVAIAQSYEQAGASCISVLTDQEFFQGSFENLALVRSTVQIPLLCKEFIIYPYQIYLARSYGADAVLLIAAILSDQDLRYFVKISQSLGMTPLVEVHTLAELDRVLAVEDVTLVGINNRNLENFSVDLQTTRQLIAARREQLAARNVLVVSESGIHTAEDRQTVHDAGAQAILVGESLVKQGNPQEAIANLFS
- a CDS encoding DUF5340 family protein, coding for MVQIPLPSHIHYELLLQLLERQTLPSVDHSPVMREQVQQLIITLRKALAQQRQIETIFEQGKIPYEHRWSLNSFGNDVRVASQNENLAVVDLIPEETTSL
- the hisH gene encoding imidazole glycerol phosphate synthase subunit HisH, producing the protein MVKIAVVDYDMGNLHSACKGLENAGATPIVTDSAKEIESADAVVLPGVGSFDPAVQHLRSRYLEEPLKQVIQDGKPFLGICLGLQILFEGSEEGKEPGLGIIPGKVRRFKSEPNLVIPHMGWNQLTLTQPNHLLWDKLPRDPYVYFVHSYYVDPVDPSVRAATVVHGSQTVTAAIARDNLAAVQFHPEKSSTSGLQILSNFVNQVIN
- a CDS encoding CIA30 family protein; translation: MNNRQPWDFGRFLQTIAFFDGLPFLNCLKRMILKTDSPSHSNPTATGTLLLVGTTPPLRQQLLPPLQAAQYPLRVVLSPNEDLPSPQPGVEYYPNTPNPQASELPPLLNHVQSVIYTGDINALPPWIDVIAQYLGTGNETLLFDFRQPNDDLKASWGAVDDVVMGGVSASGIRCLVGEASRSEGRAIFAGNVSTANSGGFASVRNRNFDPPLDLSHYDGIQLRVKGDGQRYKLILRSEGRWDGVSYCYSFDTVAGEWITVSVPFRDLRPVFRAKTLTNVGEFDTSRTYSFQLMLSKFEYDGALNPHFTAGGFSLEIATIQAYGGVVTPKLIIFTNNELPPTIASALNQSNLAYKTLEMGDTGEALAAQILKVLSPV